Genomic DNA from Vanrija pseudolonga chromosome 3, complete sequence:
AAGTCCCCTTCCAGGTCGCAAACCACCTGTTGAAGATCTCAAAGCCTGTGGCGTCAGCTATACCCACTTATCGTAGCTCACCTCCAAACATCGCTGCAAAACTAGACCGGTACATGAAGCTCGAACCCAGGCCGCGCCACATGCCCGTTATTCCCTGCGTCTGCACCGTCTGCTTGACGACGTCGATCGGGCCGCTGAACTGCCGCGGCGTGCCCTCGGGCTGCACGAGTTGGAGCtggagcttggccttgatcGTTTCTGTGGGGTGTGCGACGGATGCGCTGAGGGTGAGCGCTGTCTTGGCTGTCGATTGGGAGGACTGCACAGCTGACTCACTTGGTCCACCCAGCAAACAGGCCCGCGATACTGTGTCCCAGCAATGACAGCCGCTCGTCCTCTGGCCCATCGCCGACCGTGCCGGGGATGCGCTCGGCAAACCCGTGGTCTTTCAAGAATGCGCGGTAGTTGTGCAGACTGGTGGGTGAGCGAGATAAGAGTGGCTGCGACCCACCTGCCCATCAAGATCGAGTCGGTGATGCCCCACGAGATGGCGGGCACCGACGCGCCCTTGTACACTGCGAGCGGGCCTTCCTTGCTCACAGTCTTCTTCAGGCAGTCCCACGCGCCGTTGAAGGTGCCTTTTGGTGCGCATTGCAGGCGAGTCTGCGGTCAGGTCGTGTTGGGGCTGCCGTGCTCACTTTAATGGTATCGAACGGGTGGcctgggtgtgtcagctaAGGAAGCAGGGGCGCCCGCAAGCTGACTTACCAACTACCAACTGCACGGCGCGAGTGTCAGCTCCATTTACCAAAACGCAAGCTACGCTGCACGCACTTTTGTCCACCTGAGCCTGTCAGCACACgccatccaccaccaccccaaccTACCCAGAAAGAATACCCGCCGCGAAGCCGATGAACGGCGCGTGCCCCTTCTCGGGCTTTTCGGGGAAGatgctctcgccctcggggtcgagaACGGCCTCGGGCACGATAGTGTCGGTGGGCTTCGACATTGTaggtgtcggcgccggcgcgagagCACAAAAGTGGAAAAGATGGAGAGGTTGGAAGAAAGTGAGATGGGGGTGATTGCGACTTATCGTCGCGtcgggtggaggtggggcaCATTCGACTCACCTCACCCGTAAATCTCACCCGTCAAGTCACCATCACCTCACCAGTCTTCATCTCGTCCATTCGTCTCGTCCATTCGTTTGCATCGCTTGCATGTGCATGCTGTAGCTGGCAGACACTCGGGTGTCTACTAACCACACGACATCGTACCACTGAGATAGAAGCCATGCCCGATAGCCGCTTGTAGCGCTGCATCCTGCCTCCCTCCTGATCTCCATTCCCCGGTCCCGGAGCAGATGTGCATGCAATGTGTCCTAACTGCCCCTACAACGTCCGCTTCCCTTCGGACGGAGCGGAGTCGGCCTTTGACTCAGCCTTAGCCTTCCCCCGcgatgccgcgctcgcctctgcccgcgcctcggcgttgacCCTCGCCCACATGGCCT
This window encodes:
- the mcfL gene encoding Mitochondrial substrate carrier family protein L, with protein sequence MSKPTDTIVPEAVLDPEGESIFPEKPEKGHAPFIGFAAGHPFDTIKTRLQCAPKGTFNGAWDCLKKTVSKEGPLAVYKGASVPAISWGITDSILMGSLHNYRAFLKDHGFAERIPGTVGDGPEDERLSLLGHSIAGLFAGWTNASVAHPTETIKAKLQLQLVQPEGTPRQFSGPIDVVKQTVQTQGITGMWRGLGSSFMYRSSFAAMFGGFEIFNRWFATWKGTSWELSPGAANFFAGGMASNMYWLMALPMDNIKNRIMADNIKNPRYKGVFDAYRQVWREGYDPARGLGWNSGTRIKNFYKGFVPVALRAFPTNAAALAVWEGVMRYAGAK